The genomic stretch GCGGAACGATCCGCATCGCCGGAGCGGACCTCGGGACGAATCCGCTTGCAGCCAAGCGCCGGCTCGCGTTTTTTTCGGACGAGCCGCGGCTGTTCGATTACCTGACCGTGTGGCAGCACCTCGTTTTCGCGGCGCGAATCTATCAGGTGCCCGGGTACGAGGAAACCGGCCGACGATTGCTCGAAGAACTGGAAATGGCGGACAAGGTTGACCTGCTTCCCGGCGAACTCTCGCGCGGCATGAAACAAAAACTGGCCATCGCCTGCGGCCTGCTGCACACGCCGAAGGTGATTTTCTTTGACGAACCACTCACGGGACTCGACCCCGTTGGAATCCGGCGGATGAAAAACTCGATCCTGAAACGCGCGCACGACGGCGCCGCCATCATCATCAGCTCGCATCTGCTCCACCTGCTCGAAGAGGTCTGCTCGCACGTCCTGATTCTGAAGACCGGACGAAAGGTCATTGACGGCACCATGGGAGACATTCTCCGGAAATTCTCCGAGCAACCCGGCGACGCCAACCTTGAGGAAGTATTCTTTCGCGCCACCGGCGAAACCGGCGGAGCCACATGATCGGAGCA from Candidatus Angelobacter sp. encodes the following:
- a CDS encoding ABC transporter ATP-binding protein: MIEVEGLTKLYDEFPAVSELSFVVHPGEVTGLVGPNGAGKTTTLRCLSGIIPATRGTIRIAGADLGTNPLAAKRRLAFFSDEPRLFDYLTVWQHLVFAARIYQVPGYEETGRRLLEELEMADKVDLLPGELSRGMKQKLAIACGLLHTPKVIFFDEPLTGLDPVGIRRMKNSILKRAHDGAAIIISSHLLHLLEEVCSHVLILKTGRKVIDGTMGDILRKFSEQPGDANLEEVFFRATGETGGAT